Proteins from a genomic interval of Nasonia vitripennis strain AsymCx chromosome 3, Nvit_psr_1.1, whole genome shotgun sequence:
- the LOC107980901 gene encoding ribonuclease Oy-like yields the protein MAKFVLSCCLAVVLLVGAASCFEDSKVKRREISSAKKSYDYFVFAQMWPQTTCWNENRQWTDSQDTCTRCRIPVNGWTIHGFWPSRRHGGHPSNCQGNAFQANALSSELRAQLARKWPTYKNKVRLESFWGYEYKKHGSCALDNNSMDSVTKYFTKTLELLNKYDVGKALEKSNIRPGGQYNVREMAQALERAFGKNTYLQCKTNSQTHEQYIVQAQMCFDKSFHLIDCSTNKSRISNCSNKKDVIYPENLKSC from the exons ATGGCGAAGTTCGTATTGAGCTGTTGTCTGGCGGTTGTGCTGCTCGTCGGAGCTGCCAGCTGTTTCGAAGA cTCCAAAGTGAAGAGGAGAGAAATAAGCAGCGCCAAAAAGTCCTACGACTACTTCGTCTTCGCCCAGATGTGGCCTCAGACCACCTGCTGGAACGAGAACAGGCAGTGGACCGACTCCCAGGACACCTGCACCAGGTGTAGAATCCCCGTCAACGGCTGGACCATCCACGGATTCTGGCCGTCCCGTCGTCACGGAGGCCACCCTTCGAACTGCCAAGGCAATGCCTTCCAAGCCAACGCCCTGAGTTCCGAGCTGAGGGCACAGCTGGCCCGGAAATGGCCAACTTACAAGAACAAAGTGAGGCTCGAGAGCTTCTGGGGCTACGAGTACAAGAAGCACGGCAGCTGCGCGCTGGACAACAACAGCATGGACAGCGTTACCAAGTACTTCACCAAGACTCTGGAACTTCTGAACAAGTACGACGTGGGAAAGGCTTTGGAGAAGAGCAACATTCGCCCTGGTGGACAGTACAATGTTCGCGAGATGGCTCAGGCTCTGGAACGAGCTTTCGGAAAGAACACGTACCTACAGTGCAAGACCAACTCG CAAACCCACGAACAGTACATCGTCCAGGCTCAAATGTGCTTTGACAAGTCCTTCCATCTGATCGACTGTTCCACGAATAAGTCGCGCATCAGCAACTGCAGCAACAAGAAGGACGTGATCTACCCCGAGAACCTTAAGTCTTGCTAG
- the LOC100313527 gene encoding uncharacterized protein LOC100313527, whose amino-acid sequence MDDDPNPKKRKRPVKRDTNPRRAASMTVEAIRNIFADREYLMMGERIESLMSRNPHQLQNVDSLVANNPFDDSLQQSVTMPTNPPELPPRYIQSDLRPRRGFTQDQIGNMNHIRMHNPQQANHALPALTHMAQSYQSEYPLVGRARWVQNMRSICNSRMQRNLNNSQMMNPRMGRGSMNGSGLANRPSKNRVGGLAMNGSTMVSTTTESIKNPHASPRNEMIGNRVSPVNPTTTNVPILTRLLSRNHMNRAMNEPPIVYPQQYYDLMNNTQGPMQQPLSMPTRCPQVHCYEASDASMGSNEQANNTDMSRPFNDAPDINTMNGNSNNSMGACCSQYDKQDSIEVADHIISNAIKNFKSRNPTEQGMNMGMSTFQPDPQKTIPSITNSFESDNPTVQGMNMGMSTFQPDPQKTIPSNTNSFESDNPTVQGMNMGMSTFQPDPQKTIPSNTNSFESDNPTVQGMNMGMLTFQPDPQEAISSSINSFESDNPTGQGMNMGMSTFQDPQGTMNPQATYMPGGSEENIFSPNQPEDFDSQNEEVLCKFCKGLIVDINDQGIFCESGCNFWYHRHCIGMTPIAYELLMNESCAEWVCDNCYTTKDIPPVKYTL is encoded by the coding sequence ATGGACGACGACCCGAACccgaagaaaagaaaacgcCCTGTGAAAAGGGATACGAATCCACGACGTGCAGCGTCGATGACTGTTGAAGCTATACGAAACATCTTTGCCGATCGTGAGTACCTAATGATGGGCGAAAGAATCGAGAGCTTAATGTCCCGAAACCCTCATCAACTTCAGAACGTCGACAGCCTCGTCGCGAACAATCCGTTCGACGATAGTCTACAACAGAGCGTCACGATGCCTACTAATCCTCCGGAGCTACCGCCTCGTTACATTCAGAGTGATCTAAGACCTAGACGTGGCTTCACTCAAGATCAGATTGGCAACATGAACCACATAAGAATGCATAACCCGCAGCAGGCCAATCATGCATTGCCTGCGTTGACTCATATGGCACAGTCGTATCAATCGGAATACCCATTGGTGGGGCGTGCCAGGTGGGTGCAGAACATGCGCTCAATCTGCAACTCAAGAATGCAGCGAAATCTGAATAACAGTCAGATGATGAATCCTCGAATGGGTAGAGGATCGATGAATGGCAGTGGTTTGGCCAATCGACCTTCCAAAAACAGAGTTGGAGGTCTCGCGATGAACGGCTCAACGATGGTCAGTACGACGACTGAATCAATTAAGAATCCTCACGCTAGCCCGAGAAATGAAATGATAGGGAATCGCGTTAGTCCTGTGAATCCGACGACAACGAATGTTCCGATCCTCACACGTTTGTTGAGCCGCAATCACATGAACAGAGCTATGAACGAGCCACCGATTGTATATCCTCAGCAATATTACGACCTGATGAACAACACTCAAGGTCCCATGCAGCAACCGCTGAGCATGCCCACGAGATGCCCGCAGGTTCATTGTTACGAAGCTTCTGATGCATCAATGGGCTCTAACGAGCAAGCAAACAACACAGACATGTCAAGACCGTTCAACGATGCTCCAGACATCAACACGATGAATGGGAACTCGAATAATTCGATGGGAGCTTGTTGTTCACAATACGACAAGCAAGACAGCATTGAGGTAGCAGATCACATAATATCAAATGCCATAAAGAACTTCAAGTCCAGAAATCCAACTGAACAAGGGATGAACATGGGTATGTCGACGTTTCAACCAGATCCACAGAAAACGATACCAAGTATCACAAACAGTTTCGAGTCTGATAATCCAACTGTACAAGGGATGAACATGGGTATGTCGACGTTTCAACCAGATCCACAGAAAACGATACCAAGTAACACAAACAGTTTCGAGTCTGATAATCCAACTGTACAAGGGATGAACATGGGTATGTCGACGTTTCAACCAGATCCACAGAAAACGATACCAAGTAACACAAACAGTTTCGAGTCTGATAATCCAACTGTACAAGGGATGAACATGGGTATGTTGACGTTTCAACCAGATCCACAGGAAGCAATATCAAGTAGCATAAATAGCTTCGAGTCTGATAATCCAACCGGACAAGGGATGAACATGGGAATGTCGACGTTTCAAGATCCTCAGGGAACGATGAATCCTCAAGCAACGTATATGCCAGGAGGATCAgaggagaatattttttctcccAACCAGCCTGAGGACTTTGACTCTCAGAATGAAGAAGTGCTTTGTAAATTTTGCAAAGGACTAATTGTGGACATTAATGATCAGGGTATTTTCTGCGAGTCTGGCTGCAACTTCTGGTATCACAGGCACTGCATTGGTATGACCCCAATTGCTTACGAGTTATTGATGAATGAATCATGTGCCGAGTGGGTCTGTGATAATTGCTATACTACAAAGGATATACCCCCGGTGAAGTACACGCTATAG